One region of Mycobacteriales bacterium genomic DNA includes:
- a CDS encoding ParB/RepB/Spo0J family partition protein, translating to MALDTGFPVQDARDDFLRARRRAAMSAVRRRLHGRSATYDVLLPFDEVVAALGRRGERDLGEQVIDVDSVVGSVDRSTGFDRLFRPTSDEMERRFARIDAALRRGEEMPPIDVYRVGDVHFVIDGHHRVAVARALGWKTINAHVTEVLTAVGADQDLRLEDLPTKGHQRVFAERVPLPPRMRGRIDLHSASAYGTLAEMVEAWAFRYMQQRQTFLDRRQAAEAWFTEEYEPAVELLRTNDLLTDDSDAEGYLRLSCERYQLLRSHSWDDETIERLRGARPLARPH from the coding sequence ATGGCACTCGACACCGGTTTCCCGGTCCAGGACGCCCGCGACGACTTCCTGCGGGCGCGGCGGCGCGCGGCCATGTCCGCGGTCCGGCGCCGGCTGCACGGCCGCTCGGCGACGTACGACGTGCTGCTGCCCTTCGACGAGGTGGTGGCCGCACTCGGCCGGCGCGGCGAGCGCGACCTCGGCGAGCAGGTCATCGACGTGGACTCGGTGGTCGGGTCGGTCGACCGCAGCACCGGCTTCGACCGGCTGTTCCGGCCGACCTCGGACGAGATGGAGCGCCGCTTCGCCCGCATCGACGCCGCGCTGCGCCGGGGCGAGGAGATGCCGCCGATCGACGTCTACCGGGTCGGCGACGTGCACTTCGTCATCGACGGCCACCACCGGGTCGCGGTCGCCCGGGCGCTGGGCTGGAAGACGATCAACGCGCACGTGACCGAGGTGCTGACCGCGGTCGGCGCGGACCAGGACCTGCGGCTGGAGGACCTGCCGACCAAGGGGCACCAGCGGGTGTTCGCGGAGCGGGTGCCGCTCCCGCCGCGGATGCGGGGCCGGATCGACCTGCACTCCGCGTCGGCGTACGGGACGCTGGCCGAGATGGTCGAGGCCTGGGCCTTCCGCTACATGCAGCAGCGGCAGACGTTCCTGGACCGGCGGCAGGCGGCCGAGGCCTGGTTCACCGAGGAGTACGAGCCGGCGGTCGAGCTGCTGCGCACCAACGACCTGCTCACCGACGACAGCGACGCCGAGGGCTACCTGCGGTTGTCCTGCGAGCGTTATCAGCTGCTGCGCAGCCACTCCTGGGACGACGAGACGATCGAGCGGCTGCGCGGCGCCCGCCCGCTCGCCCGCCCGCACTAG
- a CDS encoding ABC transporter ATP-binding protein — MSGLTLEKLSACGEDRRGAVLHEVDLTVADGEVLTVVGPSGSGKSTLLRALVGLADVPQGRLLLDGEEATDWAPAERDMAMVFQDHAPYPHLRVRDNLALPLRLAGLPGAEIAGRVREVADRLGLGVHLDRWPRQLSGGQRQRVALGRVLVRAAPAAYLLDEPLSADPAVHAGLRAMIAGTTTVWATPDPAEAVAVGDRIAVLRDGRLAQVGTARELAERPSTLWVAAMAPLNVLRGTIGDGQLRLPMASLPLAGRPPGDVLVGIRPADLTEPDTDSGSDAGPGADSGSGSGSGGVRVPMLVAAGVGPDGTATLRHPALARAAEEDPALSPTLRARVDPGGRRSVPVLLDPARMLLFDPETGAAL; from the coding sequence GTGAGCGGGCTGACGCTGGAGAAGCTGTCCGCCTGCGGTGAGGACAGGCGCGGGGCGGTGCTGCACGAGGTCGACCTGACCGTGGCCGACGGCGAGGTGCTGACCGTGGTCGGGCCGTCCGGGTCGGGCAAGAGCACGCTGCTGCGGGCGCTGGTGGGGCTGGCCGACGTACCGCAGGGGCGGCTGCTGCTCGACGGCGAGGAGGCCACCGACTGGGCCCCGGCCGAGCGGGACATGGCGATGGTCTTCCAGGACCACGCGCCGTACCCGCACCTGCGGGTCCGGGACAACTTGGCGCTGCCGCTGCGGCTGGCCGGGCTGCCGGGGGCGGAGATCGCCGGCCGGGTCCGGGAGGTGGCCGACCGGCTGGGGCTCGGTGTGCACCTGGACCGGTGGCCGCGGCAGCTGTCCGGCGGGCAGCGGCAGCGGGTCGCGCTCGGGCGGGTGCTGGTCCGGGCCGCGCCGGCCGCGTACCTGCTGGACGAGCCGCTCAGCGCGGATCCCGCGGTGCACGCCGGGCTGCGCGCGATGATCGCCGGCACCACGACGGTCTGGGCCACGCCCGACCCGGCCGAGGCGGTGGCCGTCGGCGACCGGATCGCCGTGCTGCGGGACGGCCGGCTGGCCCAGGTCGGTACGGCGCGCGAGCTGGCCGAGCGGCCCAGCACGCTGTGGGTCGCGGCCATGGCCCCGCTCAACGTGCTGCGCGGCACGATCGGGGACGGGCAGCTGCGGCTGCCGATGGCCTCGCTGCCGTTGGCCGGGCGGCCGCCCGGCGACGTGCTGGTCGGGATCCGCCCGGCCGACCTCACCGAGCCCGACACTGACTCTGGGTCCGACGCGGGGCCGGGCGCCGACTCCGGGTCCGGCTCCGGGTCCGGCGGCGTCCGGGTGCCGATGCTGGTCGCCGCCGGCGTCGGCCCGGACGGTACGGCGACGCTGCGGCACCCGGCGCTGGCCCGCGCGGCCGAGGAGGACCCGGCGCTGTCGCCGACGCTGCGGGCCCGGGTCGATCCCGGCGGACGCCGGTCCGTACCGGTGCTGCTGGACCCGGCCCGGATGCTGCTGTTCGACCCGGAGACCGGCGCGGCGCTCTAG
- a CDS encoding GDSL-type esterase/lipase family protein: MAAALSSPVRRLVALAGGTVLTAGLLIAASAGPAAAGPGSASTAVVALGDSAISGEGAGAYEPGTDGPGGDFCHRSTRAEIQRTTIAGIQARVSLACSGAASSDVRINGTTHYTELSQADRLRGVAQANDVRMVVLQVGANDDPQFADTVFSCVEAWANPFGPGCASSLAASWPGRVAAMAPKVEAAVNDVRTVMRGAGYADSSYQFVLQSYASPFTENMNSITHAFEGCPIRLADAKFSRTQAVGQLSAALRGVAQRTGVRFLDLARATEGHEACNRSVPAAQRWITPLTVDAGTLLHSADPSHIVQQSFHPNAAGHAQLGRCLTEFFGDGLAEGSCVAGADGNLHAVAGITAPTVRAAAVS; this comes from the coding sequence GTGGCCGCTGCTCTTTCCTCCCCCGTACGCCGGCTGGTCGCGCTGGCCGGCGGGACCGTCCTGACCGCCGGACTCCTCATCGCCGCGTCCGCGGGCCCGGCCGCGGCCGGGCCCGGGTCCGCGTCCACCGCCGTGGTCGCGCTGGGCGACAGCGCGATCTCCGGCGAGGGCGCCGGCGCGTACGAGCCCGGCACCGACGGCCCCGGCGGTGACTTCTGCCACCGCTCCACCCGCGCGGAGATCCAGCGCACGACGATCGCCGGCATCCAGGCCAGGGTCAGCCTGGCCTGCTCCGGCGCCGCCTCCTCGGACGTACGGATCAACGGCACCACGCACTACACCGAACTGTCACAGGCCGATCGGCTGCGCGGTGTTGCTCAGGCGAACGACGTGAGGATGGTTGTGCTGCAGGTCGGCGCGAACGACGACCCGCAGTTCGCCGACACGGTGTTCTCCTGCGTCGAGGCCTGGGCCAACCCGTTCGGCCCCGGCTGCGCGTCCTCGCTGGCCGCCTCCTGGCCGGGCCGGGTCGCGGCGATGGCACCCAAGGTCGAGGCGGCCGTGAACGACGTCCGCACGGTCATGCGCGGCGCCGGCTACGCCGACTCGTCGTACCAGTTCGTGCTGCAGTCGTACGCCTCGCCGTTCACCGAGAACATGAACTCGATCACGCACGCGTTCGAGGGCTGCCCGATCCGGCTCGCGGACGCGAAGTTCTCCCGGACCCAGGCCGTGGGCCAGCTGTCCGCGGCGTTGCGCGGGGTCGCGCAGCGCACCGGCGTCCGGTTCCTGGACCTGGCCCGGGCGACCGAGGGGCACGAGGCCTGCAACCGGTCGGTGCCGGCCGCGCAGCGCTGGATCACGCCGCTCACGGTCGACGCGGGCACGCTGCTGCACTCGGCCGACCCGAGCCACATCGTGCAGCAGTCGTTCCACCCGAACGCGGCCGGGCACGCCCAGCTGGGCCGCTGCCTGACCGAGTTCTTCGGTGACGGGCTGGCCGAGGGCTCCTGCGTGGCCGGGGCCGACGGCAACCTGCACGCGGTCGCCGGCATCACCGCCCCGACCGTGCGGGCGGCGGCGGTCAGCTGA